A stretch of the Gossypium hirsutum isolate 1008001.06 chromosome D07, Gossypium_hirsutum_v2.1, whole genome shotgun sequence genome encodes the following:
- the LOC107953447 gene encoding 14-3-3-like protein A isoform X1 — protein MSPTESSREENVYMAKLAEQAERYEEMVEFMEKVAKTVDVEELTVEERNLLSVAYKNVIGARRASWRIISSIEQKEESRGNEDHVAQLKEYRGKIEAELSKICDGILSLLESHLIPLASSAESKVFYLKMKGDYHRYLAEFKTGAERKEAAESTLLAYKSAQDIALAELAPTHPIRLGLALNFSVFYYEILNSPDRACNLAKQAFDEAISELDTLGEESYKDSTLIMQLLRDNLTLWTSDITDEAGDEIKEASKHESGEGQQ, from the exons ATGTCTCCAACTGAATCATCACGAGAGGAAAATGTTTACATGGCCAAGCTGGCTGAGCAGGCTGAACGCTATGAGGAAATGGTGGAGTTCATGGAGAAAGTTGCAAAAACTGTTGATGTTGAGGAGCTGACTGTTGAGGAACGGAACCTTCTCTCCGTGGCTTACAAAAATGTGATTGGGGCAAGGAGGGCGTCTTGGAGGATCATCTCTTCCATTGAGCAGAAGGAAGAGAGCAGAGGAAATGAGGATCATGTTGCACAACTAAAGGAGTATAGGGGTAAGATTGAAGCTGAGCTCAGCAAGATCTGTGATGGGATTTTGAGCCTTCTTGAATCTCACCTCATTCCTTTGGCCTCATCTGCTGAGTCGAAGGTGTTCTACCTTAAGATGAAGGGTGATTATCACAGGTATCTTGCTGAGTTTAAGACTGGTGCTGAGAGGAAGGAAGCTGCCGAGAGCACTTTGTTGGCTTACAAGTCTGCTCAG GATATTGCTCTTGCTGAGCTTGCTCCTACTCACCCAATTAGGCTGGGACTTGCTCTTAACTTCTCTGTTTTCTACTATGAAATCCTCAACTCACCTGATCGTGCCTGCAATCTTGCAAAACAG GCTTTTGATGAGGCTATTTCTGAGTTGGATACTTTGGGTGAGGAATCTTACAAAGATAGTACATTGATCATGCAACTTCTCCGGGACAACCTGACCCTTTGGACATCTGACATCACG GATGAGGCTGGGGATGAGATCAAGGAAGCTTCAAAGCACGAGTCAGGCGAGGGACAGCAGTGA
- the LOC107953446 gene encoding uncharacterized protein, with translation MAVVSTSASQIKEANQTNGNGIRVVGRRIYDSENGKTCHQCRQKTMDFLAPCKNLKKDKQCTIKYCHKCLLNRYGEKAEEFALLIDWKCPKCRDICNCSCCMKKKGHNPTGILVHTAKKTGFSSVSELLQAKGPENFGYEKFIKDTGVLSNKQAKEFMATSPKMLGKENSFDGDCDSKVGSENLTLFPDEKKSKKMKREELKELCNGNGDHDLSLNKTGLKKAKTSKESSKKTVKGNYCLSDEKNLNKEVQIGDHSSLSKGQEVKCAKNKKGDLNGAKALEDISKKRESVTSDEESRKKLKSKQKSVAAEKNLNRQVIETNTVYPVKKKKCGVKSEDSGGSNGCKNDNSSGKLQSVIKPCRDKKLDTDVQLPKGSSLITVAGIDLPPKDVGHALQFLEFCAAFGAVLDMKKGQAESVIREIMRRRGRCRLQYSPVVQIHVQLLSLIQKDMGKKFPPFKASDNGSWFRALGQCVSESQCALREVSSDIYDGGVDAYNVLGSSIKLKLLNILCDEALCTITLRNWIDKQNSQFVDSEKEAKEKILVARDKEKQLRQKMQDEVAKAIIEKSGASLSVSEHEVLVRQIKREVIQVHEDVCQAIRMLPRKRQRSDAVRTAPIILDVSGRAFWKLRGYTSENYILLQDIGTLDPVAPSEKWFVYDVEQKPDVEKYISSIRTKRVKIHKVKDSLPTAIVGENLKHA, from the exons ATGGCTGTTGTTTCAACTTCTGCTTCCCAAATTAAAGAGGCGAATCAAACAAATGGAAATGGAATTCGCGTCGTAGGGCGAAGAATTTATGATTCTGAAAATGGAAAAACTTGCCACCag TGCCGGCAAAAAACAATGGATTTCTTGGCTCCATGCAAGAACTTGAAAAAGGACAAGCAATGTACCATTAAGTATTGTCATAAATGTCTACTGAACAG ATATGGAGAGAAGGCAGAAGAATTCGCATTGTTAATTGATTGGAAATGTCCCAAGTGCAGAGACATTTGCAATTGTAGTTGCTGCAT GAAGAAAAAGGGTCACAATCCTACTGGTATACTGGTGCACACGGCGAAGAAAACTGGGTTCTCTTCTGTTTCAGAATTGCTTCAAGCTAAAGGACCTGAAAATTTTGGATATGAAAAGTTTATAAAAGATACAGGTGTTTTGTCAAACAAGCAAGCAAAG GAGTTTATGGCCACTTCACCAAAGATGCTTGGGAAGGAAAATTCTTTTGATGGAGACTGTGATTCCAAAGTTGGTTCTGAGAATCTGACATTATTTCCTGATGAAAAGAAATCTAAGAAGATGAAACGTGAGGAATTGAAGGAATTGTGTAATGGTAATGGGGATCATGATCTTTCTTTGAACAAAACTGGTCTAAAAAAGGCTAAAACCTCGAAGGAATCTTCAAAGAAAACAGTGAAGGGAAATTATTGTCTGTCAGATGAAAAAAACTTGAATAAAGAAGTGCAAATTGGTGATCATTCCAGTCTCAGCAAAGGACAAGAAGTTAAATGTGCGAAAAACAAGAAAGGAGATTTGAATGGAGCTAAAGCTTTGGAGGATATCTCTAAGAAAAGGGAGTCTGTGACTTCTGACGAGGAGTCTAGGAAAAAATTGAAGTCAAAACAAAAATCTGTGGCTGCGGAAAAGAATCTTAACAGGCAGGTTATTGAAACCAACACTGTATATCCagttaaaaagaaaaagtgtGGTGTAAAAAGTGAGGATTCTGGTGGTTCAAATGGTTGCAAGAATGATAACAGCAGTGGCAAGCTCCAGTCAGTTATAAAGCCTTGCAGAGACAAAAAACTTGACACAGACGTTCAACTGCCTAAGGGCTCCAGCTTAATAACTGTTGCTGGCATTGATTTACCTCCCAAAGATGTTGGTCATGCATTACAGTTCCTAGAGTTTTGTGCAGCTTTTGGAGCG GTTCTTGATATGAAGAAAGGGCAAGCAGAATCTGTAATCAGAGAAATAATGCGTAGACGTGGGAGATGCCGATTACAGTACTCTCCAGTAGTCCAAATCCATGTACAATTGTTGTCTCTAATACAAAAAGATATGGGGAAGAA ATTTCCACCCTTCAAAGCAAGTGACAATGGTTCATGGTTTAGAGCCCTTGGCCAATGTGTTTCTGAATCCCAATGTGCACTCAGAGAAGTTTCTTCTGATATTTATGATGGTGGTGTGGATGCATATAATGTGCTAGGCAGTTCTATAAAGCTTAAACTCTTAAACATTTTATGTGATGAAGCCCTTTGCACAAT AACATTGAGGAATTGGATTGACAAGCAAAATTCTCAGTTTGTTGATAGTGAgaaggaagcaaaagaaaagattCTTGTTGCAAGGGATAAG GAAAAACAATTAAGGCAGAAAATGCAAGATGAGGTTGCCAAAGCTATTATTGAAAAAAGTGGTGCTTCTCTGTCAGTTTCTGAGCATGAGGTTCTTGTTAGACAAATAAAAAGAGAAGTAATTCAAGTTCATGAAGATGTGTGCCAGGCAATTCGTATGTTACCAAGGA AGAGACAGAGATCTGATGCTGTTAGAACAGCACCTATTATATTGGATGTTAGTGGTCGTGCTTTCTGGAAATTGAGAGGGTATACCAGTGAAAACTATATATTGCTGCAAG ATATTGGAACCTTAGATCCAGTTGCACCTAGTGAGAAATGGTTTGTCTATGATGTTGAACAGAAACCAGATGTAGAGAAATACATCTCTTCTATAAG GACAAAAAGGGTTAAGATTCATAAAGTTAAAGACAGCCTTCCAACTGCTATTGTTGGAGAAAACTTGAAGCATGCTTAG
- the LOC107953445 gene encoding uncharacterized protein: MASAMEQSSCSSRRYDEPDFSLREWGVKARVSRENTASRRYSASYIRSFREDSRSFRSNITIYSTASSPGYCLKDEIDPSTYSFTTALKALQARTMYSSWECLSPEGFALNSKWNEAEKYICNPLSGEVPMECLSAKTLSGRSFRNLTNRITMSAPLVYSHSSCHFQTKSSRTVSQDIDQFPERKAVSLTRDVGIQSTPPDLSSGSLSPASTPPILERALKRCGTETGDSTDSNTKSKANEQVQVKETRENEETKKDEEIRQPAGCLSCVRKKQRNKHKSGRKSIFCFPSF; the protein is encoded by the exons ATGGCATCTGCCATGGAGCAATCTTCTTGTAGTTCAAGACGATACGATGAACCGGATTTTAGTTTGAGGGAATGGGGTGTCAAGGCTCGAGTTAGCCGAGAAAACACTGCTTCTAGAAGATATTCAGCATCATATATCAGAAGTTTTAGAGAAGATTCAAGGTCTTTTAGATCAAATATAACCATTTATAGCACTGCTTCATCTCCTGGATATTGTTTGAAAG ATGAGATTGACCCTTCAACATACTCCTTTACAACAGCTCTTAAAG CCTTGCAGGCAAGAACAATGTACAGTAGTTGGGAATGCTTGTCACCAGAGGGGTTTGCTTTGAACTCAAAGTGGAATGAAGCAGAGAAGTACATTTGCAACCCTCTTTCAGGGGAGGTTCCAATGGAATGTTTATCTGCAAAAACACTGAGTGGAAGGTCATTTCGAAACTTAACAAACCGAATCACCATGTCTGCTCCTCTCGTTTACTCCCATTCATCATGTCATTTCCAAACAAAGTCGTCCAGGACAGTTTCACAAGACATAGATCAGTTTCCAG AAAGGAAAGCTGTGAGCTTGACTCGAGATGTGGGAATTCAAAGTACACCACCTGATCTTAGTTCAGGCAGTCTTAGCCCTGCTTCAACTCCTCCAATCTTAGAGAGAGCATTGAAGCGATGCGGGACGGAAACTGGAGATTCAACTGATTCTAACACGAAATCAAAAGCTAATGAACAG GTTCAAGTGAAAGAAACTAGAGAGAATGAAGAAACAAAAAAGGATGAAGAAATTAGACAACCTGCAGGATGCTTATCATGTGTGAGAAAAAAGCAGAGAAACAAACACAAATCAGGAAGGAAAAGTATCTTCTGTTTTCCCTCGTTTTAG
- the LOC107953444 gene encoding uncharacterized protein DDB_G0275933, with protein sequence MGYMQEARENHVKKKVEEALRSKMKQKALKECDEYTSKYAQCAAGKTLSIVWQCRKQAKELNDCLHQFTNDAVLEEMKKEYMLQENHRESARV encoded by the exons ATGGGTTACATGCAGGAAGCTCGTGAGAATCATGTCAAGAAGAAAGTTGAGGAAG cTTTGAGGAGCAAGATGAAGCAAAAGGCACTAAAAGAATGTGATGAGTACACTTCGAAATATGCGCAGTGTGCCGCTGGGAAGACTCTTTCTATCGTATGGCAATGTCGTAAACAAGCTAAAGAATTGAATGATTGTCTTCATCAATT CACCAATGATGCTGTCTTGGAAGAAATGAAGAAAGAATACATGCTTCAGGAAAATCACAGAGAATCTGCAAGAGTCTAA